One segment of Pseudodesulfovibrio sp. 5S69 DNA contains the following:
- a CDS encoding zinc metalloprotease HtpX yields MTSQIKTLLLLSLLTGLLMALGGAMGGRAGLFLAFGFAMLMNVGSYWYSDKIVLRMYKARPLSPGDAPHIHRVVGEMAQAAGIPKPRIVLIPQDAPNAFATGRNPQNAVVAVTRGIVNILDPDELRGVLAHELGHIVNRDILIQTIAAVLAGAIVFIANMLQFTAIFGGFSRDDEGGNPLAALAMAFLAPIAATLIQMAISRSREYLADATGARLSDPNALADALSKLDAASQRVPLQGSPATENLFIVNPFSGRRAASLFATHPPIEDRIARLRAMAQGR; encoded by the coding sequence ATGACCAGTCAGATCAAAACCCTACTGCTCCTGAGCCTGCTCACCGGCCTGTTGATGGCCTTGGGCGGTGCCATGGGCGGCCGCGCGGGGTTGTTCCTGGCCTTCGGATTCGCCATGCTCATGAACGTGGGCAGCTACTGGTATTCGGACAAGATCGTCCTGCGCATGTACAAGGCCAGGCCCCTGTCTCCGGGCGACGCTCCGCACATCCACCGGGTGGTGGGCGAGATGGCGCAGGCCGCGGGAATCCCCAAGCCGCGCATCGTGCTCATCCCCCAGGACGCGCCCAACGCGTTTGCCACCGGACGGAACCCGCAGAACGCCGTGGTCGCGGTCACGCGCGGCATCGTCAATATTCTGGACCCCGACGAGCTCCGCGGCGTGCTGGCCCATGAACTCGGCCACATCGTCAACCGCGACATCCTCATCCAGACCATCGCGGCCGTGTTGGCCGGGGCCATCGTGTTCATCGCCAACATGCTCCAGTTCACGGCCATCTTCGGCGGCTTCTCCCGCGACGACGAGGGCGGCAATCCCCTGGCCGCGCTGGCCATGGCCTTTCTTGCGCCCATCGCCGCCACCCTCATCCAGATGGCCATCTCCCGTTCGCGTGAGTACCTGGCCGACGCCACCGGCGCGCGCCTGTCCGACCCGAACGCCCTGGCCGACGCCCTGTCCAAGCTCGACGCCGCCTCCCAGCGGGTGCCGCTCCAGGGCAGCCCGGCCACGGAAAACCTGTTCATCGTCAATCCGTTCAGCGGGCGCAGGGCCGCGTCCCTGTTCGCCACCCATCCGCCCATAGAAGACCGCATCGCGCGCCTCAGGGCCATGGCCCAAGGCAGGTAA